From a single Pseudomonas cremoricolorata genomic region:
- a CDS encoding LysR substrate-binding domain-containing protein translates to MAVPYRHDELVVVMRQDHPLAAHSHVPFRETLAFDQVGLHTDSFINLRTQAAARSEGKILKQRIQVPGFDGVCRMVQADLGIGVLRARPSS, encoded by the coding sequence GCTGGTGGTGGTCATGCGCCAGGATCACCCGCTGGCCGCGCACTCGCACGTGCCGTTTCGCGAAACGCTGGCGTTCGATCAGGTGGGGCTGCATACCGACAGCTTCATCAACCTGCGCACCCAGGCGGCGGCGCGCAGCGAGGGGAAGATACTCAAGCAGCGCATTCAGGTGCCCGGTTTCGACGGCGTGTGTCGCATGGTCCAGGCTGATCTCGGCATCGGCGTGCTGCGCGCAAGGCCTTCGAGCTGA